A segment of the Halovivax limisalsi genome:
AATTTCCGACGAGTACGAACTCGAGGAGGGCGACGTGATCAAGATCGTGTCGACGGCCTGAACCGGTCGGGACCGGAGCCCCAGACGAATTGCGGGGAGCGGGCGTTCGCTGCGACCGGCACACACCTTGATGTAAATTCGCCCCAGACGGGAGGACATGACCGAGACCACGGGCGCCGACCTCTTCGTCGACGCCCTCGAGGGGTACGGCGTCGAGTACGTCTTCGGGAACCCGGGAACGACGGAGTTGCCGGTCGTCGACGCGATCAGCGAGGGCGACCTCGACTATATCCTCGGGCTCCACGAGGACGTCGCGGTCGGCATGGCCGGCGGCTACGCCCAGGCGCGGCGGTATCACGCGCACCACGACCCGAACGTCACGCCGGTCGGCGTGGCGAACCTCCACATCGCGCCCGGCCTCGCTCACGGCCTCGGGAACCTCTACGCGGCGAAGATGGTCGGCGCACCGCTCGTCGTCACGGCGGGCAACCACGGCACGGATTTCCGCCACGAGGAGCCCATCCTCTCGGGCGACCTCGCTGCGATGGCCGACCAGTTCTGCAAGTGGTCCGACGAGGTGCTGGACGTCGCCGCCCTCCCGACGATGCTCCGGCGCGCGTTCCGCGTCGCGCTCGAACCGCCGACGGGACCGGTCTTCCTCGGCCTTCCGCTCGACGTGATGCTCGCCGAAACCGAGGCCGAACCGGAGCGGCTCGGGCCCATCCCGACCGCGGGCCCCGGCGACCCCGACGCGATCGAGGCCGCGGCGGACGCGCTGGTCGAGGCGGACAACCCGGTCATCGTCGTCGGCGACCACGTCGCCCGGGCGGGCGCGGATGCCGTCCAGGCCGCGGTCGACCTCGCGGAGGCGACGGGCGCACGCGTCCACGGCGAGATCCTCTCCTGCGAGGTGAACTTCCCGACCGCGCACCCGCAGTGGATCTCGCACGTGCCGCCTGACGAGGAGCTCGCCTCGACCCTGCTGTCGGCCGGGACGGTCCTGTTCGCGGGCTGTTCGACCAACACCACCCTGACCCGCCACGAGGAACCGCTCGTCCCCGACCGCGCGACCTGCCTGCACGTCAGCGACGCCGTCTGGGAGGTCGGCAAGAACCAGCCCGCCGACGTCGCCGTCGTCGGCGATCCGGGTCAGGCGCTTTCCGCCATCGCCGATCGGGTCGCGGATGGGCTCTCCGACGACGTCCGCGAGGAGCGCCTGGAGTACGTGGACGCCGTTTCAGAGATGGTCGAGGCCCAGATGGCGACGATGACAAGCGACGAACGGCCCGACGATCCCCGGGCGTCGAAGGCCCAGCTAGTCGACGCGATGGAGCGGGTCGCCGGCGACGCGTTCGTCGTCGACGAAGGCGTCACCTCGAAGTACGCGATGCTCACGCGGTGGTCGTTCGAACCGGAAGGGTACATCTCCAACAAGGGCGGCGGCCTGGGATACGGGCTCCCGGCCGCGGTCGGGGCCGCCCTCGCGGAACGAGACCGCGACGAGCCCCGGGACGTCGTCGGCTTCGTCGGCGACGGCTCGTACCTCTACTACCCGCACGCGATCTACAGCGCGGCCCGCTACGACCTCGACCTCACCGTCGTCGTCTCGGACAACCGAAACTACCGCATCCTGAAGGACAACACGCTCGATCTCATGGGCGGCGACGAGGACGACTACGCCTTCCCCGGCATGGACTTCGACCCACCGGTCGACCTCGCCGCCAACGCCGAGAGCCACGGCGCGCGCGGTAACCTGGTCGAGACGCCCGACGAGATCGAATCCGCGCTGGAGGAGGCCCTCGACCGCGAGGGCCCCGACGTGCTCGACGTGCTCGTCCACGATTGAGTGGTTCGGGTACCACTCGTGCTCACTCGCCGCTCGTCGGATCGCGAACCCGTCCGCCATCGACGGTCTCGGGAAAGATCTTTCCCGGATTCAGCGTGCCGGTCGGATCCAGGGCGCGCTTGATCGATCGCATAGCCTCGACCGCGCCCGACCCGTGCTCGAGATCGAGGTACTCGCGTTTTCCCCGGCCGATCCCGTGTTCGCCCGTGGCCGTCCCGCCCAGATCGATCGCCCGCTCGACGATCGCGGCGTACAGTTCCTCGCCGCGTTCGACCATCTCGGGATCGGAGCGGTCGACGAGAACGCTGTAGTGGAGGTTGCCGTCGCCGGCGTGGCCGAAGCAGGGCACGAGCAGGTCCGCCTCGTCGGCGAGGCGCTTGGCCTCGTGGACGATCTCGGGGTAGGCGCTAATCGGGACCGTCACGTCGCCCGGGTGAAGCGGATCGAGGGCAGCGTCGTAACTCGCGACGGCGTAGGCGAGGTCGCGCCGCGCCGCCCAGAGGTCGGCCATCTCGGTCTCCCCGGCACTCGTCTCGAAGCGGTCGAGGGCGTACTCCGCGAAGATCGTCCGGCAGAGCGCCACCTCCTCGTCGACGCCGTGGTTGGCGTGGAATTCGAGAAACACCATCGGCGCGTCGGGGAGGTCGCTTCCCAGGTACTCGTTGGCCATCATCCCGCTCAAGCCGTCGACGAGTTCGATGCGGGCGACGTCGACGCCCGACTGGACGACGTCCGAGACGGCTTCGGTGGCGGCGTCGAGCGTCTCGAAGATGGCGCGGGCGCCGCGCTTCTGGGCGGGACGTCCTGCCAATTCGAGCGTCGCCTCCGTGACGACGGCCAGGGTCCCTTCGCTGCCGACCAGTACGTCGGTCAGGTTGTACCCGCTCGAGGTCTTGACGGCCTTCGATCCGGTCCGGATCACCGTCCCGTCGGCCAGGACCGCCTCGAGACCGAGCACCCAGTCGGCGATCTCGCCGTACTTGACCGTCTGCATGCCGCTCGCGTCCGTCGCGATCATCCCGCCGATCGTCGAGATATCGCCCGAGGACGGCAACGGCGGGAAGAAGAGTCCGTCGCGAGCGACCCGGTCGTCGACCGCCGAGCCGATGATCCCCGGCTCGACGTCGATCTGGAAGTCGTCCGGGCGATACGCCACCACGGCGTCCATCCGCGTCAGATCGAGGCTGATGCCGCGGTGGGCCGGCACGGCGTTTCCCTCGAGACCGGTTCCGGCGGCGTAGGGGGTGACCGGGACGTCGCGTTCGGTCGCGGCGGCCAGCACGGCCGAGACGTCGGCCGTCGATTCGGGGTAGACGACAGCGTCAGGGAGCACGCCTTCGTCCAGCTGCGACGCGCCCCAGTCCGCCGCGTGGGACTCGCGGCGACCGTCGGCGACCGACACCTGGTCGTCCGCGAGATCGAGGGCCGAGAGGAACGACGTGTCGTGACTCATACGTGACCGTCACGCATACTGCCTATAAACGTTTTTGCGGAGCGGGAAGTCAGCGCGGTGCCGCCGCTACGGACCCGGTCGCGAGCAGAAGAACGAAACGTCAGTCGATGTGGCCTTCGCGGCGCAGCTGCGTGGCGTCCTGGTTGGTGTAGCGCCACTCGATGGTCGCCTTCTCGTCCTGCCAGTCCCACGGCTCCGCGACGACGACGTCGTCCTCTTCGATCCAGGTCCGGTACTTCATTCGACCGGGGATCCGACCGAGTCGCTCGACACCGTCAGCACAGCGCAGCTGCACGTGGTTGCCTCCGAGGTGGTCGGTGACCACCGCGAAAACTTCGTCGTTCGAGGGCATGCGGAGGTTCCGCCGCCCGGATTCTTCACTCACACCCTCCCTACTCGGTCAGGACGTATAAATGGGCGGGAGGCACGATACCACGGTTCGGACGGATACTGATCCAAGGGCACGCCGCTACAGAACGCGCCCGAGCGGTTCGAACCAGACCGCCGCCACGAGGACCGCGAGGAAGACGTAACAGCCCCGGATCAACAGCATCGTGGCGATCTCGGGACCGCCGCGCCGGGCGACGAGCGCGACGGCGGCGAGGACGGCGACGGCGACGACGCTTCCCGGCGGGAAGAGACCGATGGCGACGAATCCCAGACAGCCGACCAGGCCGGCCGCAATCAACCCGTACGCCAGTTCGATCGCTCGCCGCGGACCGACGGCGACGGCGACGGACCGCTTTCCGATCGATCGGTCGTAGGCGACGTCGGTCGTGTCGTCGACCACCTTGATCCCGGTGAGGACGACGACGAAGACGGCCGCGAACGCGAGCGCGAGCGATCCGACGACGCCGACCTGAACGTAATAGCCGCCGAGGATCGCCAGGCCGATCCCGACCGGATACCCCATCGTCGCGCCGATCGGGTGCATGTCGAGCTGCGGCGCGTGGAGGTACGCGATCAGCCAGGTCGGCAGCGTCAATCCGGCGGCGACGAGATCGACGCGCGTAGCCAGCCCGAGCAGCGCGGCGCCGAAGAGCGCCGTCGCGCCGCCGAGTCCCAGGAGACAGCCGGTGACGGTGAGCGGGTGATCGTCGTCCTCGTCGCGAAGGTGAAAGTCGACGTAGCCGTCCTTGACGTGGGCCGTGTACACCGCGGCGAAGATCGCGACTGCGTGTAACGCGGCCGCCAACGGGTCGGTCCCGGCGGCGAGAACGCCGCCGAACAGCGACGCGGCGACGGGCGGCAGCATGAACACCGGGTGGACCTGCGAGGCGAACGCCCGGAGACCCGATCGGACGCCGGTTCCGTGGCGAGCGACGGCCATACCCGTCCCACCACGAACGGCCTGAAAATATACGGGGTGTGTCGGACGTCGGTGGTGGCGCTCCCGTCGGCGTCGAAGACGGCGTCCCCGTCCGATCGCTACCGGACCGCTCGCGTCGCGTCGTCGATGATTTCGAGCGCCTCCTTCAGCTCCTCCGTCCCCGTCGCGTAGGAGAGGCGGGCGTAGCCCTCGCCGTGCTCGCCGAACGCCCCGCCCGGGACAACGACGACGCCGCGATCGAGTACTTCCTCGCACCAGCCCTCGGGGACCTCGGGCATCGCGTAGAACGCGCCCGCCGGCGTCGGGACCGTCAACCCGGCGTCCTCCAGCCCGTCGACCACGAGGTCGCGACGATCCTCGAACGTGGCGACCATCTCCTCGACCGGGTCCTGCGGCCCGGAGAGGGCCGCCTCGGCCGCGTACTGGGCGGGTGCGGAGGCGCAAGCCTGGACGTACTGGTGGACGCGCAGCATCCGTTCGATGCGTCGGTGCGACCCCGTCACCCAGCCCAGCCGCCAGCCGGTCATCGAGTAGGTCTTCGAACAGGCGCCGATCGTGACGACGTTATCCGTCTCCGCGTACGCCATCGGCGAGTGGTGCTCGCCGTCGAAGACGATGTGCTCGTAGACCTCGTCGGAGATGCAGAGCACGTCGTGCTCGTCGGCGATGCGGGCGAACTCGCGCACGTCGTCCTCGGAGGCGACCGCACCCGTCGGATTCCCGGGACTGTTGACGATGAACGCCGCGGTGTCGTCGGTGATGGCATCCTCGACGGCAGCCGGGTCGATCGTGAGGTCCTCGCGCAACGCGACCGGCTTCGGGACCCCGCCGGCGAGGTTCGTCAGCGCGTCGTAGGCGACGAAGCCGGGATCGGGAAAGACGACCTCCTGACCGGCATCGACGTGGGCCTCGAGCGCGAGGTGCAGCGCCTCGCTTCCCCCGGCCGTCGCGATAACGTCGCTCGGGTCGATCGAGCGGTCGTAGGCGCCGACGATCGCTTCGCGCAGCGCTTCCGTCCCCTTGTTCGACGTGTACGGATCCGTCTCGTGTGACTCGATCGCCTCGATCGCCGCCCGCGAGGCGTGCTCGGGCGTCGGGAAGTCCGGTTGCCCGAGGCCGAGGTTGATCGCGTCC
Coding sequences within it:
- a CDS encoding thiamine pyrophosphate-binding protein, translating into MTETTGADLFVDALEGYGVEYVFGNPGTTELPVVDAISEGDLDYILGLHEDVAVGMAGGYAQARRYHAHHDPNVTPVGVANLHIAPGLAHGLGNLYAAKMVGAPLVVTAGNHGTDFRHEEPILSGDLAAMADQFCKWSDEVLDVAALPTMLRRAFRVALEPPTGPVFLGLPLDVMLAETEAEPERLGPIPTAGPGDPDAIEAAADALVEADNPVIVVGDHVARAGADAVQAAVDLAEATGARVHGEILSCEVNFPTAHPQWISHVPPDEELASTLLSAGTVLFAGCSTNTTLTRHEEPLVPDRATCLHVSDAVWEVGKNQPADVAVVGDPGQALSAIADRVADGLSDDVREERLEYVDAVSEMVEAQMATMTSDERPDDPRASKAQLVDAMERVAGDAFVVDEGVTSKYAMLTRWSFEPEGYISNKGGGLGYGLPAAVGAALAERDRDEPRDVVGFVGDGSYLYYPHAIYSAARYDLDLTVVVSDNRNYRILKDNTLDLMGGDEDDYAFPGMDFDPPVDLAANAESHGARGNLVETPDEIESALEEALDREGPDVLDVLVHD
- a CDS encoding FAD-binding oxidoreductase, whose amino-acid sequence is MSHDTSFLSALDLADDQVSVADGRRESHAADWGASQLDEGVLPDAVVYPESTADVSAVLAAATERDVPVTPYAAGTGLEGNAVPAHRGISLDLTRMDAVVAYRPDDFQIDVEPGIIGSAVDDRVARDGLFFPPLPSSGDISTIGGMIATDASGMQTVKYGEIADWVLGLEAVLADGTVIRTGSKAVKTSSGYNLTDVLVGSEGTLAVVTEATLELAGRPAQKRGARAIFETLDAATEAVSDVVQSGVDVARIELVDGLSGMMANEYLGSDLPDAPMVFLEFHANHGVDEEVALCRTIFAEYALDRFETSAGETEMADLWAARRDLAYAVASYDAALDPLHPGDVTVPISAYPEIVHEAKRLADEADLLVPCFGHAGDGNLHYSVLVDRSDPEMVERGEELYAAIVERAIDLGGTATGEHGIGRGKREYLDLEHGSGAVEAMRSIKRALDPTGTLNPGKIFPETVDGGRVRDPTSGE
- a CDS encoding translation initiation factor eIF-1A, coding for MSEESGRRNLRMPSNDEVFAVVTDHLGGNHVQLRCADGVERLGRIPGRMKYRTWIEEDDVVVAEPWDWQDEKATIEWRYTNQDATQLRREGHID
- a CDS encoding UbiA family prenyltransferase, which gives rise to MAVARHGTGVRSGLRAFASQVHPVFMLPPVAASLFGGVLAAGTDPLAAALHAVAIFAAVYTAHVKDGYVDFHLRDEDDDHPLTVTGCLLGLGGATALFGAALLGLATRVDLVAAGLTLPTWLIAYLHAPQLDMHPIGATMGYPVGIGLAILGGYYVQVGVVGSLALAFAAVFVVVLTGIKVVDDTTDVAYDRSIGKRSVAVAVGPRRAIELAYGLIAAGLVGCLGFVAIGLFPPGSVVAVAVLAAVALVARRGGPEIATMLLIRGCYVFLAVLVAAVWFEPLGRVL
- a CDS encoding pyridoxal phosphate-dependent aminotransferase, which encodes MTGFSTRVENVSISGIREVFEAAGEDAINLGLGQPDFPTPEHASRAAIEAIESHETDPYTSNKGTEALREAIVGAYDRSIDPSDVIATAGGSEALHLALEAHVDAGQEVVFPDPGFVAYDALTNLAGGVPKPVALREDLTIDPAAVEDAITDDTAAFIVNSPGNPTGAVASEDDVREFARIADEHDVLCISDEVYEHIVFDGEHHSPMAYAETDNVVTIGACSKTYSMTGWRLGWVTGSHRRIERMLRVHQYVQACASAPAQYAAEAALSGPQDPVEEMVATFEDRRDLVVDGLEDAGLTVPTPAGAFYAMPEVPEGWCEEVLDRGVVVVPGGAFGEHGEGYARLSYATGTEELKEALEIIDDATRAVR